A stretch of Halostagnicola kamekurae DNA encodes these proteins:
- a CDS encoding DUF2270 domain-containing protein, giving the protein MPDDRSTDDTLEREDQEIAAEIAGDAESLLDALPHYYRGEVAQTTTAQDRIDQTTNWAITVLAALLSVVFSSPDMPAYLLLVGMVILAVFLSFEVRRYRFYDLYRSRVRFVQENVFANALDPRGVEHANWREELGEDLRYPTFKVTLLEALSRRVRRIYALLFAVLGVSWVAKVTLFTPESRWTEAAELPGIPGPVVAGLLALFFLGLVVLAKWPGSREAKGEIHGEEPGEWKETGENEPEP; this is encoded by the coding sequence ATGCCCGACGACCGCTCAACCGACGACACCCTCGAGCGCGAGGACCAGGAGATCGCCGCCGAAATCGCGGGCGACGCCGAGTCGCTGCTCGATGCGCTCCCCCACTACTACAGAGGCGAAGTTGCCCAAACGACCACCGCACAGGATCGGATCGACCAGACGACCAACTGGGCGATCACGGTGCTCGCGGCCCTGCTTTCCGTGGTCTTCTCGAGTCCCGACATGCCCGCCTACCTCTTGCTGGTCGGCATGGTCATTCTGGCGGTCTTCCTCTCGTTCGAGGTTCGTAGGTACCGATTCTACGACCTCTACCGGTCTCGAGTGCGCTTCGTTCAGGAGAACGTCTTCGCGAACGCCCTCGATCCCCGGGGCGTCGAACACGCCAACTGGCGCGAGGAACTGGGCGAGGACCTCCGGTATCCGACGTTCAAAGTGACGCTGCTCGAGGCGCTCTCCCGACGCGTGCGTCGTATCTACGCGCTGTTGTTCGCGGTGCTCGGGGTCTCGTGGGTTGCGAAGGTCACGCTGTTCACCCCGGAATCCCGATGGACGGAGGCCGCCGAACTACCGGGTATCCCCGGGCCCGTCGTGGCCGGGCTCCTCGCCCTGTTTTTCCTCGGACTCGTCGTGCTGGCGAAGTGGCCGGGGTCGCGCGAGGCGAAAGGAGAGATACACGGCGAGGAGCCCGGCGAGTGGAAAGAGACGGGTGAAAACGAACCGGAGCCCTGA
- a CDS encoding helix-turn-helix transcriptional regulator translates to MNVAVDSNGSATWRIELWVHLDDNETIEAFESLEDEIDENPSAHTQEFSERIETTVDSASETTNREMTANEFRVATSRQSFAREYGVISYTFRWTGFAAVDGDRLHVGDAIEGINIDDGSRLLIEWPEEYELESISPTPDTQRNQAALWHGGETDFISGEPTLVLSADDGRAVAPVAAVSAGIAGVAVIGAGWWYRTRESESDHSPPVDRDTEPDGVIPDTSSDDSSSSPPPSLMSNEERLLSLLEENGGRMKQQTVVTELGWTDAKTSKVVTGLRDENELESFRIGRENVLSLPNADAETLDDRSE, encoded by the coding sequence ATGAATGTCGCCGTAGACTCGAACGGGTCTGCTACGTGGAGGATCGAACTCTGGGTTCATCTCGACGACAACGAAACAATCGAGGCGTTCGAATCGCTCGAGGACGAAATCGACGAGAACCCGTCGGCTCACACGCAGGAATTTTCAGAGCGAATCGAGACGACCGTCGATAGTGCAAGCGAGACAACAAACAGAGAGATGACGGCGAACGAGTTTCGCGTGGCCACCTCGCGTCAATCGTTCGCGCGCGAGTACGGCGTTATCAGCTATACGTTCCGGTGGACAGGCTTTGCCGCTGTCGACGGCGACCGATTGCACGTCGGGGACGCAATCGAGGGGATCAATATCGACGATGGCTCGCGCCTGCTGATCGAATGGCCGGAAGAGTACGAGCTCGAGTCGATTTCTCCTACTCCGGATACCCAACGCAATCAGGCGGCGCTTTGGCACGGAGGCGAAACCGATTTTATATCCGGCGAACCGACGCTCGTTCTCTCGGCAGATGACGGTAGAGCAGTTGCACCTGTGGCCGCAGTCAGTGCTGGCATCGCCGGCGTTGCCGTGATTGGTGCCGGTTGGTGGTACCGAACTCGTGAAAGCGAGTCCGATCACTCTCCCCCTGTTGACCGGGACACGGAACCGGATGGTGTAATACCTGACACTTCCTCGGATGACTCGTCTTCGAGCCCGCCTCCGTCACTTATGAGTAACGAAGAACGGCTCCTGTCGCTGCTCGAGGAAAACGGTGGACGAATGAAACAACAAACAGTCGTGACGGAACTCGGCTGGACAGACGCAAAGACGAGTAAGGTGGTAACCGGATTGCGCGACGAGAACGAACTCGAGTCGTTCCGCATCGGTCGGGAAAACGTGCTTTCGCTTCCGAACGCGGATGCGGAGACGTTGGATGATCGA